The following proteins come from a genomic window of Pyxidicoccus sp. MSG2:
- a CDS encoding Dickkopf N-terminal cysteine-rich domain-containing protein — MKHLVMSLFLALAVVGCGNSNEGGGDDGGKDAGPNDPNSQGGGLCSASNACPSGQFCFNGLCAIGCQSDANCAADQYCDLEDMGTPVAFCKKKSVSTCSSDSQCASNQRCMEGLCSLRPPANPPSCNANTSDFKDGCDKYAVCLDPDDSGAQQPYCASFPSCPQDGVCPVGQGGAVCNDGYIPNKGRFCMQGACKDNSNCPSQWSCVKPFSNAVLGFCSPGAMGFPCTENAHCASGQCMAPAPGMMGMCM; from the coding sequence ATGAAGCACCTGGTGATGAGCCTCTTCCTGGCGCTGGCGGTGGTGGGCTGCGGCAACTCCAATGAAGGCGGCGGTGATGACGGGGGAAAAGATGCCGGCCCGAACGACCCCAACTCGCAGGGAGGGGGCCTATGTAGCGCGAGCAACGCCTGTCCTTCGGGCCAGTTCTGCTTCAACGGCCTCTGCGCCATCGGCTGCCAGTCGGACGCCAACTGCGCGGCGGACCAGTACTGCGACCTGGAGGACATGGGGACTCCGGTGGCCTTCTGCAAGAAGAAGTCGGTGAGCACGTGCTCCTCGGACAGCCAGTGCGCGAGCAACCAGCGCTGCATGGAGGGCCTGTGCAGCCTGAGGCCGCCCGCGAATCCGCCCTCCTGCAACGCGAACACCTCCGACTTCAAAGACGGTTGCGACAAGTACGCGGTGTGCCTCGATCCGGATGACTCGGGCGCCCAGCAGCCCTACTGCGCCAGCTTCCCGTCGTGCCCGCAGGACGGGGTGTGCCCCGTCGGTCAGGGCGGCGCCGTGTGCAACGATGGGTACATCCCCAACAAGGGCCGCTTCTGCATGCAGGGCGCCTGCAAGGACAACTCGAACTGCCCGTCGCAGTGGAGCTGCGTGAAGCCCTTCTCCAACGCGGTGCTTGGCTTCTGCAGCCCGGGGGCCATGGGCTTCCCCTGCACCGAGAACGCCCACTGCGCCAGCGGGCAGTGCATGGCGCCGGCGCCGGGCATGATGGGCATGTGCATGTAG
- a CDS encoding GrpB family protein, whose amino-acid sequence MSSGEDDTRKTTEEELRAATLGELKPLTRPIVVSDYDPAWPALFEREAARVRATLDARVKRLEHVGSTSVPGLPAKPVIDMVLTVEDSADEASYVPVMEAAGYVLRIREPHWFEHRMFKGPDTDINLHVFTEGCAEVGQMLLFRDWLRMHPEDLELYAASKRELAKQEWKYVQNYADAKTDVVQRILAKARAANG is encoded by the coding sequence ATGAGCTCCGGGGAAGACGACACGCGGAAGACGACGGAGGAGGAGCTTCGCGCCGCGACGCTCGGCGAGCTGAAGCCACTGACGCGCCCGATTGTCGTGAGCGACTACGACCCCGCGTGGCCCGCGTTGTTCGAGCGCGAGGCCGCGAGGGTCCGCGCGACGCTGGACGCCCGGGTGAAGCGCCTGGAGCACGTGGGCTCGACGTCAGTGCCCGGCCTTCCCGCGAAGCCGGTCATCGACATGGTGCTCACCGTGGAGGACTCGGCGGACGAAGCGAGCTACGTGCCGGTGATGGAGGCGGCCGGGTACGTGCTCCGTATCCGCGAGCCCCACTGGTTCGAGCATCGGATGTTCAAGGGCCCCGACACGGACATCAACCTGCACGTGTTCACGGAGGGCTGTGCCGAGGTCGGCCAGATGCTCCTATTCCGCGACTGGCTTCGCATGCATCCCGAGGACCTGGAGCTCTACGCCGCCAGCAAGCGCGAGCTCGCGAAGCAGGAGTGGAAGTATGTGCAGAACTACGCCGACGCGAAGACGGACGTCGTGCAGCGGATATTGGCGAAGGCCCGCGCCGCGAACGGGTGA
- a CDS encoding M3 family metallopeptidase, with product MPGYRIALLGVLTAGAVLAAPAPSNPLLAPWKGPYGGVPPFDRVKAEQFRPAFDAAMDASRREVAAIASAREPPTFENTIAALEDAGRDFTRVYEVYNAWSNVMNTPEFQEVEREMSPRLAAFWDEMPQDERLFQRVQAVHASPERAKWTPEQRRLVDHYHQTFVNEGAWLDTRGRKRMAELNQRLAALYTTFSQNVRGDEAEGIVLESEQDLAGLPEPLRRAAASEAEARGMKDRWVVANTRSAVADFLTFSDRRALREKVWRNYDGRGNRGGARDNHAIISEMLALRAEQARLLGYPTYAHRQLAPTMLKTPERAMALLEEMWTPAVARVREEVADMQALALRSGQREKIEPWDYRYYAEKVRKAKYDFDESEVKPYLQLDALREGMFWLAGELFGFSFASARGVPVYHPDVSVFEVKDRASGRHVGLLFFDPYARQGKYNGGQTDPFRIQERFRGTATPIVSNALPFVKPAPGTPALLGWRDAQTLFHEFGHALHELNSNVAYPSLAGGRVVPDYAEFPGKLFERWVSSPEVLARFARHHVTGKPMPAALLAKIEKAAAFNQGFYTVDFLTSALVEMKLHLAAAPPKDPGAFEQATLKQLGAPEAVGMRFRMSHFGHVFASNAYAAGYYRYLWADVLAADAYDAFSGKARAQVLQAANRLRRHVLSVGNTVDPFEGYRAFRGRDADAGALLRERSFPAAPATPAPANP from the coding sequence ATGCCCGGATACAGAATCGCATTGCTCGGAGTGCTCACCGCCGGCGCAGTCCTGGCGGCCCCCGCCCCGTCGAATCCGCTGCTGGCGCCCTGGAAGGGGCCCTACGGCGGCGTGCCCCCCTTCGACCGCGTGAAGGCCGAGCAGTTCCGGCCCGCCTTTGACGCCGCGATGGATGCGTCCCGGCGGGAAGTGGCCGCCATCGCGAGCGCCAGGGAGCCGCCCACGTTCGAGAACACCATCGCCGCGCTCGAGGATGCGGGGCGGGATTTCACGCGCGTCTACGAGGTCTACAACGCGTGGTCCAACGTGATGAACACGCCGGAGTTTCAAGAGGTGGAACGGGAGATGTCGCCCCGGCTGGCCGCCTTCTGGGACGAGATGCCGCAAGATGAGCGCCTCTTCCAGCGCGTCCAGGCGGTCCATGCGTCGCCGGAGCGGGCGAAGTGGACACCGGAGCAGCGGCGGCTCGTCGACCACTACCACCAGACGTTCGTGAATGAGGGTGCCTGGCTCGACACCAGGGGCCGCAAGCGCATGGCGGAGCTGAACCAGCGGCTCGCGGCGCTCTACACCACCTTCTCCCAGAACGTGCGGGGCGACGAGGCGGAAGGCATCGTGCTCGAAAGCGAGCAGGACCTGGCGGGGCTGCCCGAGCCCCTGCGGCGAGCCGCCGCCTCCGAGGCGGAAGCGCGGGGCATGAAGGACCGGTGGGTCGTGGCCAACACGCGCTCGGCGGTGGCGGACTTCCTCACGTTCTCGGACCGGCGGGCGCTGCGCGAGAAGGTCTGGCGCAACTATGACGGCCGGGGCAACCGAGGTGGCGCTCGCGACAACCACGCCATCATCTCGGAGATGCTGGCCCTTCGCGCGGAGCAGGCCCGGCTCCTGGGCTACCCCACCTATGCCCACCGGCAGCTGGCGCCCACCATGCTCAAGACGCCCGAGCGCGCCATGGCGCTGCTGGAGGAGATGTGGACGCCCGCCGTCGCCCGGGTGCGTGAAGAGGTGGCCGACATGCAGGCCCTCGCGCTGCGCTCCGGCCAGCGCGAGAAGATCGAGCCGTGGGACTACCGCTACTACGCGGAGAAGGTCCGCAAGGCGAAGTACGACTTCGATGAGAGCGAGGTGAAGCCGTATCTGCAGCTCGACGCGCTTCGGGAAGGCATGTTCTGGCTCGCGGGTGAGTTGTTTGGCTTCAGCTTCGCGTCCGCCAGGGGCGTGCCCGTCTACCACCCCGACGTGAGCGTCTTCGAAGTGAAGGACCGCGCCAGCGGCCGGCACGTGGGGCTGCTCTTCTTCGACCCCTACGCACGACAGGGCAAGTACAACGGCGGGCAGACGGACCCGTTCCGCATCCAGGAGCGGTTCCGGGGCACGGCGACGCCCATCGTGTCGAACGCCCTGCCCTTCGTGAAGCCGGCACCAGGGACACCCGCGCTGCTGGGCTGGCGCGACGCCCAGACGCTCTTCCATGAGTTCGGTCATGCCCTGCACGAGCTGAACTCGAACGTGGCCTACCCCTCCCTCGCGGGTGGGCGTGTGGTGCCCGACTACGCCGAGTTTCCCGGCAAGCTGTTCGAGCGCTGGGTGTCGTCACCGGAGGTCCTCGCCCGGTTCGCGCGCCACCATGTGACGGGCAAGCCGATGCCCGCGGCGCTCCTGGCGAAAATCGAGAAGGCGGCGGCCTTCAACCAGGGCTTCTACACGGTCGACTTCCTGACCTCGGCGCTGGTCGAGATGAAGCTCCATCTGGCCGCGGCGCCGCCGAAGGACCCCGGTGCATTCGAACAGGCCACACTGAAGCAGCTGGGCGCACCCGAAGCGGTCGGCATGCGCTTTCGCATGTCCCACTTCGGGCATGTCTTCGCCAGCAACGCATACGCCGCGGGCTACTACCGTTACCTGTGGGCGGATGTCCTGGCCGCGGATGCCTACGACGCGTTCTCGGGCAAGGCGCGCGCCCAGGTCCTCCAGGCCGCGAACCGCCTGCGGCGCCATGTGCTGTCCGTGGGAAACACCGTCGACCCGTTCGAGGGCTACCGCGCCTTCCGGGGCCGCGACGCCGACGCTGGCGCGCTACTGCGCGAGCGAAGCTTTCCCGCGGCCCCGGCCACACCGGCTCCGGCGAACCCGTAG
- a CDS encoding Lrp/AsnC family transcriptional regulator, whose translation MTPLDRIDRTILTALQKDARLSNKELAAQVGLAPSTCLTRVKKLESEGFIQGYRAELDSGALGLGLQALISVQLRLHVDHAFGSIGDHLRSLPETVAVYCLGGSTDFLVHVVCRDTEHLRRLTILSFTSRPEVSRIETSLVFSYTRLPVPVDPEEMAALPRPR comes from the coding sequence ATGACGCCTCTCGACCGAATCGATCGCACGATTTTGACCGCGCTCCAGAAGGATGCGCGGTTGTCCAACAAGGAGCTGGCGGCGCAGGTGGGGCTGGCGCCCTCCACGTGCCTGACGCGCGTGAAGAAGCTGGAGTCCGAAGGCTTCATCCAGGGCTACCGCGCGGAGCTGGACTCGGGCGCGCTGGGGCTGGGCCTCCAGGCGCTCATCTCCGTCCAACTGCGGCTCCATGTCGACCATGCCTTCGGCAGCATCGGCGACCACCTGCGCTCGTTGCCGGAGACGGTGGCTGTCTATTGCCTGGGCGGCAGCACGGACTTCCTGGTGCACGTGGTGTGTCGCGATACCGAGCACCTGCGGCGGCTGACCATCCTGTCCTTCACCAGCCGTCCCGAGGTGAGCCGCATCGAGACGTCGCTGGTGTTCTCGTACACGCGGCTGCCCGTGCCCGTGGACCCCGAGGAGATGGCAGCGCTACCTCGGCCCAGATGA
- a CDS encoding DUF4253 domain-containing protein: MSTQGSKTSGSPPEALRYPQELEAALEAALIFAALGPAQGSDEELLARHRLEAEDDGLALLRRYGLEVEGPEGISAKEAEEMLELPYFGPGNLVELTVDVARLPHLLVRLADPEARVLARAAAVAGVDEAELRTVLRRSGLDLEARTLKRHPWTRMPIARDRSWTSVKVVETVKDPRLQLSLREARLLDPSLTVGAEVEMPNTGEALSDVLEALPPQALRPRFYRPALEVERFEALRRIVPEVPTPEPLKGLDLGPLHALYPQGYGVLYADVPGEKAERLWRTLDAQASRTGYRPVLLGGNERELREAHLAWWEEQANRPKLPQPDNHIGLPMWDDPVEDPPSNVALAERVDVEALIAKARAAPRSDMGEDEAQGVRTSLGAVVEPLSRKPYERVRLALVPTDAAWKTVAFLPVLLQAGESTPSLVKVTAMARRWEERYGARVASVTPGTVEWVVDRLPKDRDAALALAYEHLALVPSNVGTAEQEAAALLESTTWHLWWD, from the coding sequence GTGAGCACTCAAGGTTCGAAGACATCCGGCAGCCCCCCTGAAGCCCTGCGGTACCCGCAGGAGCTGGAGGCCGCCCTCGAGGCGGCGCTCATCTTCGCCGCGCTGGGCCCGGCGCAGGGGTCCGATGAAGAGCTCCTGGCCCGGCACCGGCTGGAAGCCGAGGACGACGGGCTCGCGCTGCTCCGGCGCTACGGGCTGGAGGTCGAGGGCCCCGAGGGCATCTCCGCGAAGGAGGCCGAGGAGATGCTGGAGCTGCCGTACTTCGGGCCCGGCAACCTCGTGGAACTCACCGTGGACGTCGCGCGCCTGCCGCACCTGCTCGTCCGCCTCGCGGACCCGGAGGCCCGGGTGTTGGCGCGCGCGGCCGCCGTCGCGGGCGTGGACGAGGCCGAGCTGCGCACGGTGCTCCGGCGCTCGGGCCTGGACCTGGAGGCGCGCACGCTGAAGCGCCACCCGTGGACCCGGATGCCGATAGCGCGGGACAGGTCGTGGACGAGCGTGAAGGTGGTGGAGACGGTCAAGGACCCGCGCCTGCAATTGTCGCTGCGCGAGGCCCGGCTGCTGGACCCGTCGCTCACGGTGGGGGCCGAGGTGGAGATGCCGAACACCGGGGAGGCGCTCAGCGACGTCCTCGAGGCCCTGCCTCCCCAGGCGCTGCGGCCGCGCTTCTACCGGCCCGCGCTGGAGGTCGAGCGCTTCGAGGCCCTGCGCAGGATTGTCCCCGAGGTGCCCACGCCCGAACCGCTGAAGGGGCTGGACCTGGGGCCGCTGCATGCGCTCTATCCGCAGGGCTACGGCGTCCTCTACGCGGACGTGCCCGGCGAGAAGGCGGAGCGGCTGTGGCGCACGCTGGATGCCCAGGCCTCCCGCACCGGCTACCGCCCCGTGCTCCTCGGCGGGAACGAGCGCGAATTGAGGGAGGCGCACCTCGCCTGGTGGGAGGAGCAGGCGAATCGCCCGAAGCTGCCCCAGCCCGACAACCACATCGGCCTGCCCATGTGGGACGACCCGGTGGAGGACCCTCCCTCGAATGTGGCGCTCGCCGAGCGCGTGGACGTGGAGGCCCTGATTGCGAAGGCCCGCGCCGCGCCGCGGAGCGACATGGGCGAAGACGAGGCGCAAGGTGTCCGCACGTCGCTCGGTGCGGTGGTAGAGCCGCTGTCCCGCAAGCCCTACGAGAGGGTGCGCCTCGCGCTCGTGCCCACGGATGCGGCGTGGAAGACGGTGGCCTTCCTGCCCGTCCTCCTGCAGGCCGGAGAGTCCACGCCGTCCCTGGTGAAGGTGACGGCGATGGCGCGTCGCTGGGAGGAGCGCTACGGCGCCCGTGTCGCCTCCGTCACTCCCGGCACCGTCGAGTGGGTGGTGGACCGGCTTCCGAAGGACCGGGACGCCGCGCTGGCCCTCGCGTACGAGCACCTGGCGTTGGTGCCCTCGAACGTGGGCACGGCCGAGCAGGAGGCTGCCGCGCTGCTGGAGTCGACCACCTGGCACCTCTGGTGGGACTGA
- a CDS encoding glutathione S-transferase family protein yields MKLYFHPMSGNSRRVLLVATHLDIPLERIEVDLTTGKQRETSYLGINPNGRVPVLDDDGFVLWESRAIMLYLAEKTPGQTLLPSDARGRADVNRWLFWCSAHMSQAATVLVLENFVKQRTGRGPPNPTEVARGEALFAQAAPVLDSHLAGRTWVTQDRLTLADFSLASSFALAGPARLPLGDYANIRAWLGRVQELEAWQRTAPPAPSRA; encoded by the coding sequence ATGAAGCTCTACTTCCACCCCATGTCCGGAAACTCGCGCCGCGTGCTGCTCGTGGCCACCCACCTCGACATTCCCCTGGAGCGCATCGAGGTGGACCTCACCACGGGCAAGCAGCGCGAGACGTCGTACCTGGGCATCAACCCCAACGGGCGCGTCCCGGTGCTGGACGACGACGGCTTCGTGCTCTGGGAGTCGCGCGCCATCATGCTGTACCTGGCGGAGAAGACGCCGGGACAGACCCTGCTTCCCTCGGACGCGCGCGGCCGCGCCGACGTGAACCGCTGGCTCTTCTGGTGCTCCGCCCACATGTCTCAGGCGGCCACCGTCCTCGTCCTGGAGAACTTCGTGAAGCAGCGCACCGGCCGCGGGCCGCCGAACCCCACCGAGGTCGCCCGCGGCGAAGCCCTCTTCGCGCAGGCCGCGCCCGTGCTGGACTCGCACCTCGCGGGCCGGACGTGGGTCACGCAGGATCGCCTGACGCTCGCGGACTTCTCGCTCGCCTCGTCGTTCGCCCTCGCGGGGCCCGCGCGGCTGCCGCTCGGGGACTACGCGAACATCCGGGCATGGCTCGGGCGCGTGCAGGAACTGGAGGCGTGGCAGCGCACCGCGCCTCCGGCCCCCTCCCGCGCCTGA